A DNA window from Candidatus Sulfidibacterium hydrothermale contains the following coding sequences:
- the lon gene encoding endopeptidase La — protein sequence MKNIFALDDIVNGDTEFFPLMSPEDEKKMNEEEIPEELPILPLRNMVLFPGVVIPITAGREKSVKLLREAYQGAKIIGVVAQKDAETEDPGEKDLHPVGTVARIIKILQMPDGNTTAIIQGKRRFVIEEMLQEEPYFKAKVKSYGSQEDIPNDEVFQALISSIRDLAIQIIEKSPVIPSESSFAINNIESPVFLINFVSSNLNVDNGQKQQLLEMTSLEERANKVLELLTKELQVLELKNQIQTKVKVDLDKQQRDYLLNQQLKTIQEELGGAPHEQDIKKLEKKAARKKWPEEVAETFQQELSRLQRMNPNAAEYSIQMNYLEFLVDLPWNEFTKDHLNLKRARQILDKDHYGLEKIKERIIEYLAVLKLKNDMKAPILCFVGPPGVGKTSLGRSIARALGRKYVRMSLGGLRDESELRGHRKTYIGAMPGRILQNLKKTQSANPVFMLDEIDKVSGNNFSGDPQAALLEILDPEQNNAFYDNYLELDFDLSKVMFIATANSLSGVHPALVDRMEVIELSGYLLEEKVEIARRHLLKKIFEENGIQKKQLVFPKKTIETIIDQYTREAGVRLLEKQIAKVVRNRARFIAMDEPFDAKIKPSDLPDILGKPRFTRDQLVSNEKTGVVTGLAWTRVGGEILFVEVSLSKGDGKQLKLTGNLGDVMKESAVLAYEFLKAHAETLGLEPDVFEKWNVHIHIPEGATPKDGPSAGVTMLTALASAFTQRKVRPYLAMTGEITLRGKVLPVGGIKEKILAAKRAKIKTILLPLENKPDIEEIPEKYIEGLDFVYVDEMLEVWEKALLPKE from the coding sequence ATGAAAAATATTTTTGCACTGGATGATATTGTAAATGGTGATACGGAATTTTTCCCGTTGATGTCGCCTGAAGATGAGAAGAAAATGAACGAGGAAGAAATTCCGGAAGAGCTTCCTATTTTGCCTTTACGCAACATGGTACTTTTTCCCGGGGTGGTTATTCCTATTACTGCCGGACGGGAGAAAAGTGTGAAACTTTTGCGCGAAGCTTATCAGGGAGCAAAAATTATCGGGGTGGTGGCTCAAAAAGATGCCGAAACCGAAGATCCCGGAGAAAAAGACCTGCATCCGGTGGGTACCGTGGCTCGTATTATTAAAATTCTGCAGATGCCCGATGGGAATACCACGGCCATTATTCAGGGCAAACGTCGTTTTGTCATTGAAGAAATGCTTCAGGAAGAGCCTTATTTTAAGGCGAAAGTGAAGAGTTACGGTTCTCAGGAAGATATCCCCAATGATGAAGTTTTTCAGGCATTGATCTCTTCTATTCGCGATTTGGCCATTCAGATTATTGAAAAGTCTCCGGTTATTCCTTCGGAGTCTTCATTTGCCATCAATAATATTGAAAGTCCGGTTTTCCTCATCAATTTTGTTTCGTCCAACCTGAATGTAGATAACGGACAAAAACAACAGCTGCTGGAAATGACCAGTCTGGAAGAACGGGCTAACAAGGTGCTGGAGCTCTTGACCAAAGAGTTACAGGTGCTGGAATTGAAAAATCAGATCCAAACCAAAGTAAAGGTGGATTTGGATAAACAACAGCGCGATTATTTGCTGAATCAGCAGCTGAAAACCATACAAGAAGAACTCGGCGGTGCGCCTCATGAGCAGGATATTAAAAAACTGGAAAAGAAAGCTGCACGAAAAAAATGGCCGGAAGAAGTAGCTGAAACTTTTCAGCAGGAACTTTCGCGATTGCAACGGATGAATCCGAATGCAGCGGAATATTCTATCCAGATGAATTATCTGGAATTTTTGGTGGATCTGCCCTGGAACGAGTTTACCAAAGATCATTTGAATTTGAAAAGAGCCCGTCAGATTTTGGATAAAGATCATTACGGGTTGGAAAAGATCAAAGAGCGAATTATCGAATATCTTGCCGTTTTGAAACTGAAAAACGACATGAAAGCACCGATCCTTTGTTTTGTAGGCCCTCCCGGAGTGGGAAAAACATCGCTGGGACGGTCGATTGCCCGCGCTTTGGGCCGGAAATATGTGCGCATGTCGTTGGGCGGATTGCGTGACGAATCGGAATTGCGGGGACACCGGAAAACGTATATCGGTGCCATGCCCGGCCGGATTTTGCAAAACCTGAAGAAAACGCAATCGGCCAATCCGGTTTTTATGCTGGATGAAATTGATAAAGTAAGTGGTAATAATTTTAGCGGAGATCCACAGGCTGCTTTGCTTGAGATTCTTGATCCGGAACAAAATAATGCTTTCTACGATAATTATCTTGAGCTGGATTTTGATTTGTCGAAGGTGATGTTTATTGCCACGGCCAACAGCCTGTCGGGTGTACATCCGGCTTTGGTTGACCGGATGGAAGTGATTGAGCTTAGTGGATATTTATTGGAAGAAAAAGTGGAGATTGCCCGGAGGCATCTTTTGAAGAAGATTTTTGAAGAAAATGGTATTCAAAAGAAACAGCTTGTTTTTCCCAAGAAAACAATAGAAACCATTATTGACCAATATACCCGGGAAGCCGGCGTTCGTTTACTGGAAAAACAGATTGCCAAGGTTGTTCGGAACAGGGCCCGGTTTATTGCCATGGACGAGCCGTTTGATGCAAAAATAAAACCGTCGGATTTACCCGATATCCTTGGAAAACCACGTTTTACACGCGATCAGCTGGTTTCTAATGAAAAAACCGGTGTGGTTACCGGGCTGGCCTGGACACGGGTTGGCGGCGAGATCCTTTTTGTAGAAGTGAGCCTGAGTAAAGGGGATGGGAAACAATTGAAGTTAACTGGAAACCTGGGCGATGTGATGAAAGAATCGGCTGTGTTGGCTTATGAGTTTTTAAAAGCGCATGCGGAAACGCTGGGGCTGGAGCCGGATGTTTTTGAAAAATGGAATGTGCATATTCATATTCCGGAAGGAGCTACGCCTAAAGATGGCCCGTCAGCAGGCGTTACAATGTTAACCGCCTTGGCTTCGGCTTTTACCCAAAGAAAAGTTCGTCCGTATTTGGCCATGACGGGTGAAATAACCCTGAGAGGAAAAGTGTTGCCGGTAGGGGGGATCAAAGAGAAAATATTGGCGGCTAAGCGGGCTAAAATCAAAACCATTCTTCTTCCCCTTGAAAATAAACCGGACATTGAAGAAATCCCGGAAAAATATATTGAAGGATTAGATTTTGTTTATGTGGATGAAATGCTGGAAGTATGGGAAAAAGCGTTGTTACCCAAAGAATAA
- a CDS encoding GlmU family protein, whose product MNYILFDGDSRDHLLPFTYTRPVADIRWGITTLREKWERLLRQKTSTLTRDYLSEKFPVQIEEENILINGSVVPDPDLIKQIQKLRTGQALVKDDVMLAMFVHAREIENLDDAAPEAVPYPEPVRRLQHVWEIFAMNHEMIRLDFDSITSGRKSQPLSSTNFVLGNSDQIFLEEGAQVEFAFLNVQDGPIYIGKDATVMEGAKIRGPFALGEKSMVKMDAKIYSGTTIGPQCKVGGEVNNSVLFGFSNKAHDGFLGNSVLGEWCNLGADTNVSNLKNTYEPVKLWSCVSEHFENTGRQFCGLMMGDHSKTGINTMFNTGTVVGVFANIFGDGYQRNYIPSFSWGGKHGLSHYNLKKAFQVAEAVFARRGKTFDETEKKILTHIFEMTFDKRR is encoded by the coding sequence ATGAATTACATCCTTTTTGATGGCGACAGCAGAGACCACCTGCTGCCCTTTACTTATACCCGTCCGGTAGCTGATATCCGCTGGGGAATAACCACTTTGCGTGAAAAATGGGAAAGGTTGCTTCGGCAAAAAACATCTACGCTGACGCGTGATTATCTTTCCGAAAAGTTTCCGGTTCAGATTGAAGAAGAAAACATACTGATTAATGGCTCTGTTGTTCCTGACCCGGATCTGATAAAACAAATTCAAAAATTACGAACGGGACAGGCTTTGGTGAAAGATGATGTAATGCTGGCGATGTTTGTTCATGCCCGCGAAATAGAAAATCTGGACGATGCAGCTCCTGAAGCTGTTCCTTACCCGGAACCGGTGCGGCGTTTGCAGCACGTATGGGAAATCTTTGCCATGAATCATGAAATGATTCGTCTTGATTTTGATTCCATTACCTCTGGACGGAAATCGCAGCCGTTAAGCTCAACAAATTTTGTTCTGGGAAATTCGGATCAGATTTTCTTAGAAGAAGGAGCACAAGTTGAATTTGCTTTTTTAAATGTGCAGGATGGCCCTATATACATAGGAAAAGATGCCACCGTTATGGAAGGGGCAAAGATCCGCGGACCGTTTGCTTTAGGTGAAAAATCCATGGTGAAAATGGATGCTAAAATTTATAGTGGAACAACCATTGGTCCGCAGTGTAAAGTGGGCGGGGAGGTCAATAATTCGGTTCTTTTTGGCTTTTCCAATAAAGCGCATGATGGTTTCCTGGGAAATTCGGTGCTGGGTGAATGGTGTAATTTGGGAGCCGATACCAATGTTTCCAATCTGAAAAATACTTATGAACCGGTAAAGCTTTGGTCTTGTGTTTCAGAACATTTTGAGAATACCGGCCGGCAGTTTTGCGGACTGATGATGGGCGATCATTCCAAAACGGGGATTAATACCATGTTTAATACAGGAACAGTTGTAGGCGTGTTTGCAAACATTTTTGGCGATGGTTATCAGCGAAATTATATCCCGTCGTTCTCGTGGGGCGGCAAGCATGGCCTGTCTCATTATAATTTGAAAAAGGCTTTTCAGGTGGCCGAAGCTGTTTTTGCCCGCCGGGGTAAAACTTTTGATGAAACGGAGAAAAAAATACTGACCCATATTTTTGAAATGACTTTCGATAAACGCCGTTAA
- a CDS encoding type B 50S ribosomal protein L31, producing the protein MKKDIHPKNYRLVVFKDMSNDYAFITRSTVNTKDTIVWEDGKEYPLVKLEISNKSHPFFTGKMKLVDTAGRVDKFRNRYKKFQEKRKQ; encoded by the coding sequence ATGAAGAAAGATATTCATCCTAAAAATTACAGGCTGGTTGTTTTTAAAGACATGTCAAACGACTATGCTTTTATTACGCGGTCTACCGTAAATACCAAAGATACCATTGTGTGGGAAGATGGCAAGGAATATCCTTTGGTTAAGCTTGAAATTTCTAACAAATCACATCCGTTCTTTACCGGTAAGATGAAACTGGTAGATACGGCTGGTCGTGTGGATAAATTCCGCAACCGTTACAAAAAATTTCAGGAAAAAAGAAAACAATAA
- a CDS encoding acyl-CoA reductase: MELEKRVEAFAQLGRILRETFGDETRKISSPGSEPVKKLLEEADRAQQYNGWFTPDFVSRALYALGESLETEKLQQWLSVYDKKRLEPVNPKTVGVVMAGNVPAVGFHDFLSVLISGHRIQARLSSEDNKLMPAIAAVLKEIEPGFANYIAFTEEILKGFDAIIATGSNNTSRYFEYYFGKYPNIIRKNRNGVAVLTGQETDDQLRALADDVFLYYGLGCRNVAKLYVPENYDFEHLLRIFAEKKEITQNHKYFNNYEYNKAIFLVNKRPHLDTGNLLLVEDEKMVSPVAVLHYEYYSSDTGLRNHLMVNTDQIQCVVTDAAFLKNTVPFGKSQSPELWDYADGVDTLKFLIAL; this comes from the coding sequence ATGGAGCTGGAAAAGAGAGTGGAAGCTTTTGCCCAATTGGGAAGGATTTTGCGGGAAACCTTTGGAGATGAAACGCGAAAAATATCATCGCCAGGCAGCGAACCGGTCAAAAAACTTTTGGAAGAAGCTGACAGGGCACAGCAATACAACGGATGGTTTACGCCTGATTTTGTCTCCCGGGCTTTGTATGCCTTGGGTGAAAGCTTGGAAACGGAAAAACTTCAGCAATGGCTGTCGGTATATGATAAAAAGCGTTTAGAGCCGGTGAATCCGAAAACGGTGGGCGTGGTGATGGCGGGAAATGTTCCGGCGGTCGGGTTTCATGATTTTTTAAGTGTACTCATCAGCGGCCATCGTATTCAGGCACGTTTATCCTCAGAAGATAACAAGCTTATGCCGGCGATTGCTGCTGTGCTGAAAGAAATTGAACCAGGTTTTGCAAATTATATTGCTTTTACTGAAGAAATACTAAAAGGTTTTGATGCTATTATTGCTACGGGAAGCAATAATACATCCCGTTATTTCGAATATTACTTTGGAAAATATCCGAACATCATCCGGAAAAACAGAAACGGGGTAGCGGTACTTACCGGACAGGAAACAGACGACCAGTTACGTGCCCTGGCTGATGATGTTTTTCTTTATTACGGGCTGGGCTGCCGGAATGTGGCTAAACTTTATGTGCCTGAAAACTATGATTTTGAACACCTTCTCCGAATTTTTGCCGAAAAAAAAGAAATAACCCAAAACCATAAGTATTTTAATAATTACGAATACAATAAAGCAATCTTCCTGGTAAACAAACGGCCGCATCTTGATACCGGGAACCTTTTGTTGGTGGAAGATGAAAAGATGGTTTCGCCGGTTGCTGTTTTGCATTATGAGTATTATTCATCGGATACCGGATTGCGGAATCACCTGATGGTAAATACAGATCAGATACAGTGTGTGGTAACAGATGCTGCTTTTTTGAAGAATACTGTTCCGTTTGGAAAGAGCCAATCTCCTGAATTATGGGATTATGCCGACGGGGTAGATACCCTGAAATTTTTGATCGCATTATGA
- a CDS encoding Crp/Fnr family transcriptional regulator yields the protein MDKIERFLRKRFSDGQLVKEILAKSKFMEIPAHTRILEQDAYVAVVPYVYEGRIKVMRRGEQGKEVLLYYIHPGESCALSIVAGLTRTQSVAYAETESDTKLLSIPVDVLNDLHTRFPQCNEFFLTLFRDRFREIVFFIDSVAFKTMDFRLVQLLKQKQEQEQNNMIPVTHQQLANELGTAREVVSRLLKQLENERKIIQHRSSIEIKAQL from the coding sequence ATGGATAAAATAGAACGCTTTTTACGGAAAAGGTTTAGCGACGGACAACTCGTTAAAGAAATACTGGCTAAAAGTAAGTTTATGGAAATCCCGGCCCACACACGCATACTCGAACAAGATGCTTATGTAGCCGTTGTTCCTTATGTTTACGAGGGGAGGATAAAAGTAATGCGCCGCGGCGAACAGGGAAAAGAAGTTTTGCTGTACTATATCCATCCTGGTGAGAGTTGCGCTTTATCGATCGTTGCAGGTCTCACTCGAACTCAAAGTGTGGCTTATGCCGAAACAGAATCTGACACCAAACTATTATCAATCCCGGTGGACGTTTTAAACGATTTACATACCCGTTTTCCACAATGCAATGAGTTTTTCTTAACGCTGTTCAGAGACCGCTTTCGCGAAATCGTATTTTTCATCGACTCCGTAGCCTTCAAAACAATGGATTTTAGGCTTGTACAGCTTTTGAAACAAAAACAAGAACAGGAACAAAATAACATGATCCCCGTTACCCATCAGCAACTGGCCAATGAATTAGGGACAGCCCGCGAAGTTGTCTCCCGCCTTTTAAAGCAATTGGAAAATGAAAGAAAAATAATACAACACCGCTCTTCAATTGAAATAAAAGCCCAATTGTAA
- a CDS encoding YgaP family membrane protein, whose amino-acid sequence MTQNIGKIDQIIRMILGIVIAIWGFYTKNWWGLIALVPLLTAFIRFCPFYPLLGIRTNKEK is encoded by the coding sequence ATGACACAAAACATTGGAAAAATCGATCAGATCATCCGGATGATCCTGGGCATTGTTATTGCCATTTGGGGATTTTACACCAAAAACTGGTGGGGACTTATTGCCCTTGTTCCGCTCTTAACGGCTTTTATTCGTTTTTGTCCGTTTTATCCCCTTTTGGGCATCCGGACAAACAAAGAAAAATAG
- a CDS encoding DNA topoisomerase IV subunit B, whose protein sequence is MAAEYNDDSIRSLDWKEHIRLRPGMYIGKLGDGSSPDDGIYVLLKEIMDNSIDEYVMGNGKVIEVTIEDKQVTVRDYGRGMPLGKVKACVSQINTGAKYDSKVFKKSVGLNGVGSKAVNALSSYFYTQSIREGKTKIVEYHRGELVRDEEIKECDEKQGTLVKFIPDEEIFGNIHFILEYVEEMLWNYVFLNNGLTIVFNGQRMQAKNGLLDLLERNINGNGPLRYPIIHIQEGDFECAFSHSSSSYSEEYYSFVNGQHTTQGGTHQSAFREALVKTIREFYGKDFDTSDIRTSLLATLSIKVSEPVFESQTKTKLGSQYMEPGGQTIRNYINDIVKRNLDNYLHIHTETAEALYKKILQSEKERKEMAGIKKLARESVKKASLHNKKLRDCRIHLNTNHEKRLETTLFITEGDSASGSITKSRDVQTQAVFSLKGKPLNSYGLSKKIVYQNEEFNLLQAALNIDESLENLRYNNIVIATDADVDGMHIRLLLLTFFLQFYPDLVKTGHLYILQTPLFRVRNKKETLYCYSDEERLAAIEKLKPNPEITRFKGLGEISPGEFRHFIGKNIRLDPVILKREASVAETLAFYMGKNTPKRQEFIMDNLRIEEDVVEEML, encoded by the coding sequence ATGGCAGCAGAATATAATGATGATAGCATCCGGTCGCTCGACTGGAAAGAACATATCCGGCTGCGTCCGGGAATGTATATCGGAAAACTGGGAGACGGAAGTTCCCCGGATGATGGTATTTATGTCCTGCTGAAAGAGATCATGGATAATTCCATTGACGAATACGTCATGGGAAACGGAAAAGTGATTGAGGTAACCATTGAAGACAAACAGGTTACGGTTCGTGATTATGGCCGCGGGATGCCTTTGGGAAAAGTAAAAGCCTGTGTAAGCCAAATCAATACCGGTGCCAAATACGACTCGAAAGTTTTCAAAAAGTCGGTAGGACTGAACGGTGTAGGATCCAAAGCCGTCAACGCCCTTTCCTCTTATTTTTACACCCAATCCATCCGCGAGGGGAAAACGAAAATTGTAGAATATCACCGGGGCGAGCTTGTCCGCGATGAAGAAATAAAAGAGTGTGACGAAAAACAGGGAACACTGGTCAAATTTATCCCTGATGAGGAAATTTTCGGCAACATCCATTTCATCCTTGAATACGTGGAAGAGATGTTGTGGAATTATGTTTTCCTGAACAACGGGCTTACCATTGTTTTCAATGGACAGCGTATGCAAGCCAAAAATGGTTTGTTGGATCTTCTGGAACGCAATATCAACGGAAACGGTCCGCTGCGCTACCCGATTATTCATATTCAGGAAGGTGATTTCGAATGTGCTTTTTCGCACAGCTCCAGTTCCTACAGCGAAGAGTATTACTCTTTTGTCAACGGCCAGCACACTACACAAGGCGGAACCCATCAAAGTGCTTTCAGAGAAGCACTGGTGAAAACCATCCGCGAATTTTACGGTAAAGATTTTGACACCAGTGATATCCGTACTTCGCTGCTGGCCACACTCAGCATCAAAGTTTCGGAACCGGTGTTTGAATCACAAACCAAAACCAAGCTGGGATCGCAATACATGGAACCGGGCGGACAAACCATCCGCAATTATATCAATGATATTGTAAAACGAAATCTCGACAACTATCTGCATATTCATACCGAAACAGCTGAAGCTTTATACAAAAAGATTCTGCAATCGGAGAAAGAGCGAAAAGAGATGGCCGGCATTAAAAAACTGGCCCGCGAAAGTGTAAAAAAAGCCAGCCTGCACAACAAAAAACTTCGTGACTGCCGGATCCATCTGAACACCAATCATGAAAAACGGCTGGAAACCACCCTGTTCATCACGGAGGGCGACTCGGCCAGTGGCTCGATCACCAAATCGCGTGATGTCCAGACACAAGCCGTTTTCAGCTTAAAGGGGAAACCCCTGAACAGTTACGGTTTAAGTAAAAAGATCGTTTATCAAAACGAAGAATTTAACCTGTTACAAGCCGCTTTAAACATCGACGAAAGTTTAGAGAATCTCCGTTATAACAACATTGTCATTGCTACCGATGCCGATGTGGACGGCATGCACATCCGGCTGTTGCTGCTGACTTTTTTCCTGCAGTTTTATCCGGACCTGGTGAAAACCGGACATTTATACATTCTGCAAACCCCGCTGTTCCGCGTTAGGAATAAAAAAGAAACGCTCTATTGCTATTCCGACGAGGAACGCCTTGCAGCCATCGAAAAACTGAAGCCTAATCCGGAAATTACCCGGTTTAAAGGTTTAGGAGAAATTTCCCCCGGTGAATTCCGTCATTTTATTGGGAAAAACATCCGGTTAGATCCGGTCATTCTGAAAAGAGAAGCTTCCGTAGCCGAAACACTGGCTTTTTACATGGGGAAAAACACGCCCAAGCGACAGGAGTTCATCATGGACAATCTCCGGATTGAAGAAGACGTGGTGGAAGAAATGCTTTAG
- a CDS encoding nucleoside/nucleotide kinase family protein, which yields MIIGIGGVSNAGKTTLANRLKAALNPLRVLILCQDDFARPENEIPRINGHIDWEIPESIDLAKYYRHLLKAKEEYDIVIAEGLFAFCDKHIYSQYDKKIFLTISKQTFWRRKSKDLRWGKEPDWYMEHIWASHFKCGMLQEIDSQTLILSGEETIDLDPLIRFLEIEKYTSEITL from the coding sequence ATGATCATTGGAATTGGAGGAGTGAGCAATGCCGGAAAAACCACCCTGGCCAACCGGCTGAAAGCCGCTCTGAATCCGTTGCGTGTTCTCATCTTATGCCAAGACGATTTTGCCCGTCCCGAAAATGAGATTCCCCGTATCAACGGACATATCGACTGGGAAATTCCCGAATCCATCGACCTGGCAAAATATTACCGGCATCTGTTAAAAGCCAAGGAAGAATACGACATTGTTATTGCAGAAGGATTATTTGCTTTTTGCGATAAACATATTTACAGCCAATACGATAAAAAGATCTTTCTGACCATCAGCAAGCAAACATTCTGGCGGCGGAAATCAAAAGACCTGCGCTGGGGAAAAGAACCCGACTGGTACATGGAACATATCTGGGCAAGTCATTTCAAATGCGGCATGTTACAGGAAATAGACAGCCAGACCCTTATCCTTTCCGGCGAAGAAACCATTGATCTTGATCCCCTGATCCGGTTTCTGGAAATTGAAAAATACACCTCTGAAATCACCTTATAG